One window from the genome of Alkalihalobacillus sp. LMS6 encodes:
- the gpG gene encoding phage tail assembly chaperone G, translating into MMKITLRIDGKDKEFTQSFIPFSLKKEALKQEIEMNQEGADPIENLDMKMDFLVRAFGNQFTREELENGMNTIGSDDVFYETVGVNVLGFMPLKELKKQQYEQQKLGKLMLEKEARKNKKK; encoded by the coding sequence ATGATGAAGATTACATTAAGAATTGATGGTAAAGACAAAGAATTCACTCAGTCATTTATTCCGTTCTCGTTGAAAAAAGAAGCGTTGAAACAAGAGATTGAAATGAATCAAGAAGGCGCAGATCCAATTGAAAACTTAGATATGAAAATGGATTTCTTAGTTCGTGCATTTGGTAATCAATTTACTAGAGAAGAGTTAGAAAATGGCATGAATACTATCGGCTCTGATGATGTGTTTTACGAAACGGTAGGTGTTAACGTTCTTGGTTTTATGCCGCTTAAAGAGTTAAAAAAACAACAGTACGAACAACAGAAGCTGGGAAAGTTGATGTTGGAAAAAGAAGCCCGGAAGAACAAGAAGAAATAG
- a CDS encoding major tail protein, with amino-acid sequence MKQGASSYIGARDLVGAELLTDNEDGVTYGEIIKIAPLKGVSITQNSNNSPDYADDGVNEVISSDGAINLSLSTAGIADSAKAKLLGLEYDKGATRYHKDRISPYFAIGFKSRKADGSDGYVWLFKGRFALPNREHNTKEDTATPQGTTLEAVFIERKFDGEPMHTLDTAVADEEVVADYFKKVFGASETETP; translated from the coding sequence ATGAAACAAGGAGCAAGCTCATACATTGGTGCTAGAGATTTAGTTGGTGCTGAACTACTTACAGATAATGAGGACGGGGTAACTTATGGAGAGATTATTAAAATAGCACCATTAAAAGGTGTTTCCATTACTCAAAACTCTAATAATTCACCTGATTATGCGGACGATGGTGTAAATGAAGTCATCTCCTCTGATGGAGCAATTAATTTATCGCTTTCCACAGCTGGGATTGCAGACTCCGCTAAAGCCAAACTACTTGGATTAGAATACGATAAAGGTGCAACAAGATACCATAAAGATCGTATTTCACCTTATTTCGCAATCGGGTTTAAGTCGAGAAAAGCTGACGGTTCTGATGGTTATGTTTGGTTATTTAAAGGTCGATTTGCTTTGCCGAACCGTGAACACAATACAAAAGAAGATACAGCTACACCACAAGGTACAACATTAGAAGCGGTATTTATTGAACGTAAGTTTGATGGTGAGCCGATGCACACGCTTGATACAGCAGTTGCAGATGAAGAAGTTGTTGCAGATTACTTTAAGAAAGTATTTGGCGCGTCTGAAACAGAAACTCCCTAA
- a CDS encoding HK97-gp10 family putative phage morphogenesis protein, which translates to MSFEIVNWDALIKQIEEMGRNVNRAENAAIKAGAEIAVPIMKQEVPRSGISAADYKHMVDDIQVGRVKNVDGVKVVEVGPTDGKGGTRWRANFLVNGTKFMPPNDFILRTAQRTKGQIRAAMLSELQKKVMRWS; encoded by the coding sequence ATGAGTTTTGAAATTGTAAATTGGGATGCCTTAATAAAGCAGATAGAAGAAATGGGAAGAAACGTTAACAGAGCAGAAAACGCCGCCATCAAAGCCGGGGCAGAGATTGCCGTACCGATCATGAAACAAGAAGTCCCGAGGTCTGGCATCAGCGCCGCTGATTATAAGCACATGGTTGACGATATCCAAGTAGGACGGGTTAAAAACGTTGATGGTGTAAAAGTCGTTGAAGTGGGACCTACTGATGGTAAGGGTGGTACAAGGTGGCGTGCTAATTTCTTGGTCAATGGGACAAAGTTTATGCCGCCTAATGATTTTATTCTAAGAACCGCTCAAAGGACGAAGGGGCAGATTAGAGCGGCTATGTTGTCTGAGTTGCAGAAGAAAGTGATGCGGTGGTCATGA
- a CDS encoding head-tail adaptor protein, with product MRKSPRMINAGHFNKKIEVQAYKADFDDEGMWVEDFFKFMSAMAYITVSQLKQVTENDVQTVEGYTEMTIRQSKKSMEIEKGMRVLWKVYGKDNVYEVDDIDYRPADNMYITLKCIKV from the coding sequence ATGCGCAAGTCACCCCGGATGATTAATGCTGGTCACTTTAACAAAAAGATTGAGGTGCAAGCCTATAAAGCTGATTTTGATGATGAGGGTATGTGGGTTGAAGATTTCTTTAAATTCATGTCCGCAATGGCTTATATCACCGTCAGTCAGCTAAAACAAGTAACCGAGAATGATGTACAGACAGTCGAAGGATATACCGAGATGACCATTCGACAAAGCAAGAAATCAATGGAGATCGAAAAAGGCATGAGAGTGCTGTGGAAAGTATACGGCAAAGACAATGTATATGAAGTTGATGATATCGACTATCGTCCTGCCGACAACATGTACATCACTCTTAAATGTATAAAGGTGTGA
- a CDS encoding head-tail connector protein, translating to MLSEVKQYLRVFDESEEEDLEIQMMIEAAKESIRLSTGKRFNEENSLHRLCLCLYVSHNYENRGIYTVDKHKDLSYSLTTMLTLIKYGSDDDAQVTPDD from the coding sequence ATGCTGAGTGAAGTTAAGCAGTATTTAAGGGTGTTTGATGAGTCTGAGGAAGAAGATCTTGAGATTCAGATGATGATCGAAGCAGCTAAAGAGTCTATTAGGCTATCCACAGGGAAGAGATTCAACGAAGAAAATTCACTGCACAGGCTTTGTCTATGTCTCTATGTCTCTCACAACTATGAGAATCGTGGAATTTACACGGTAGACAAGCATAAAGATCTTTCCTATAGCCTTACCACGATGCTTACTTTAATCAAATATGGGAGTGATGATGATGCGCAAGTCACCCCGGATGATTAA
- a CDS encoding Ig domain-containing protein: MMMPTYNVYRNGEQVASGLTDKTYTDTDVQPNTAYEYQVSAENEVGESELSEPIEVETDRIPVDSISATPTTATIAAEETQHIDVTVSPDDASEKGVSYSSSDASIATVRTGTITGVAPGTATITVTSKDDNSKRATVKVTVVEPEEPEDAE; encoded by the coding sequence ATGATGATGCCTACTTATAATGTGTATCGCAACGGTGAGCAAGTCGCTAGTGGATTGACGGACAAAACGTATACAGATACAGATGTACAGCCAAATACAGCATACGAGTATCAAGTAAGTGCTGAAAACGAGGTGGGGGAATCTGAATTATCTGAGCCGATTGAAGTCGAGACTGATCGCATCCCTGTGGACAGCATCAGCGCCACACCGACCACAGCCACCATAGCAGCTGAGGAAACCCAACACATTGACGTTACCGTGTCACCTGACGATGCAAGCGAAAAGGGAGTGTCTTACTCTTCCTCTGATGCTTCCATTGCTACTGTAAGGACTGGAACGATCACAGGTGTTGCTCCTGGTACGGCAACGATTACTGTTACGTCCAAGGATGATAATAGTAAGCGTGCCACTGTTAAAGTAACTGTAGTTGAGCCTGAGGAACCTGAAGATGCTGAGTGA
- a CDS encoding phage major capsid protein — translation MTKEMRDLLEQIQDKKKEAREFANSNKLQEARASADEAKNLQERFDILAAVQDDEEDKVLALNKNKQLEPKSDATEAFFKFLRGKDLTDAENAMLTEGDNNEIILIPEDINHQITEYRREFKSARHLVSYYSTNVLAGSFVYEEGKTMLGLASFEDGDEIGYSDEPSFKNKGYKVKDYGALLPISKKLLEVEAGGLMAYLGRMFVRKATITENEAIFKQLIDGKTPKALNDWKSLVQSLNVDIDPAFASSIRIVTNQDGFNHLDLQVDENGRGLLQPNPSLPTQKLFKGYPVEVFSNGQLPSEDGKAPVIYGSTTESAQFVERKGLIIDASDHVEFKKNQTMIRMIESFDVIQTDPDASLYGLLDLGTPVTP, via the coding sequence ATGACAAAGGAAATGCGTGATTTACTAGAACAGATTCAAGATAAGAAAAAAGAAGCGCGTGAATTTGCTAACTCTAACAAGTTGCAAGAAGCACGTGCATCTGCTGATGAAGCAAAGAATTTACAAGAGCGCTTTGATATTTTAGCAGCAGTTCAAGATGATGAGGAAGATAAAGTTCTTGCCTTAAATAAAAACAAGCAATTAGAGCCTAAATCAGATGCTACAGAAGCATTCTTTAAATTCCTTCGTGGGAAAGATCTTACTGATGCTGAAAATGCAATGCTTACTGAAGGTGATAACAATGAAATCATCTTAATCCCAGAAGATATCAACCATCAAATCACTGAATATCGTCGTGAATTTAAATCAGCGCGTCATTTAGTTAGCTATTACAGCACAAATGTCCTTGCTGGTTCTTTCGTTTATGAAGAAGGAAAAACAATGCTTGGTCTTGCTTCTTTTGAAGATGGTGACGAGATCGGTTATTCTGATGAGCCTTCTTTCAAGAACAAAGGCTATAAGGTTAAAGATTATGGTGCGTTGCTTCCAATTTCAAAGAAATTACTTGAGGTTGAAGCTGGTGGACTAATGGCTTACCTAGGTCGTATGTTTGTCCGTAAAGCAACAATCACAGAAAATGAAGCGATTTTCAAACAGCTTATCGATGGCAAAACACCTAAAGCGTTGAATGATTGGAAGAGTCTTGTTCAATCTCTAAATGTTGACATTGATCCTGCTTTTGCATCGTCCATTCGTATTGTGACAAACCAAGATGGTTTTAACCATTTAGATTTACAAGTTGACGAAAATGGTCGTGGCTTACTACAGCCAAATCCTTCTTTACCGACTCAAAAGTTGTTTAAAGGATATCCAGTTGAAGTATTTAGCAATGGTCAACTTCCTTCTGAAGATGGTAAAGCGCCTGTTATTTACGGATCAACTACTGAATCAGCACAATTCGTTGAGCGTAAAGGCTTAATTATTGATGCTTCAGATCACGTTGAGTTTAAGAAAAATCAAACAATGATTCGTATGATTGAGTCATTTGACGTTATTCAAACTGATCCTGACGCTTCTCTTTATGGATTGCTTGACCTTGGCACTCCTGTAACACCCTAA
- a CDS encoding head maturation protease, ClpP-related has protein sequence MNKFLSVKNLTADSADIYFYGDIVSSEWGKWEDSDTAPEDVREQLKQVEGVQNLNIYINSGGGSVFAGLAIYNMLKRHQAYKKVYVDGMAASIASIIAMAGDEINVPSNAFLMIHKPWAMNIGNSNDMRKLADDLDSIESGLLNVYEENLADGVDMETVKQMVNAETWLNGKEAAEIFNLNVGEANAIAASASDMLKKYNKVPSSLPVESQGPTTPAHSIADEQQKEFENLLLELDLI, from the coding sequence ATGAATAAGTTCCTAAGCGTAAAAAATCTCACCGCTGATAGTGCGGATATCTACTTTTATGGCGATATCGTTTCAAGTGAGTGGGGGAAATGGGAAGATAGCGACACAGCGCCCGAGGATGTACGAGAACAGCTAAAACAAGTTGAAGGGGTACAAAACCTTAACATCTATATAAATAGCGGTGGTGGTTCTGTATTCGCAGGATTAGCTATTTACAACATGCTCAAGCGTCACCAAGCGTACAAAAAGGTTTACGTTGATGGTATGGCTGCATCTATTGCATCAATAATCGCAATGGCAGGTGATGAGATTAACGTACCTTCAAATGCTTTCTTGATGATTCACAAACCTTGGGCAATGAACATCGGAAATTCGAATGATATGCGTAAGTTAGCGGATGATCTGGACAGTATTGAGTCAGGTCTTTTAAACGTGTATGAAGAGAATTTAGCTGATGGTGTAGATATGGAAACGGTGAAGCAAATGGTTAATGCTGAAACCTGGTTAAACGGTAAAGAAGCAGCAGAGATTTTTAATCTTAATGTTGGTGAAGCTAATGCCATTGCCGCTTCTGCTAGTGACATGTTGAAGAAGTATAACAAGGTTCCATCGTCTCTGCCTGTGGAAAGCCAAGGGCCTACCACTCCTGCCCACAGCATTGCAGATGAACAACAAAAAGAATTTGAAAATTTATTACTTGAACTGGACTTAATCTAG
- a CDS encoding phage portal protein, giving the protein MILNKVFNNIQEWEKPLWRSWGENLATHSGEIITNETSLRISAIYAAINIKANSVAKLPLQMYSKKENKRTREKGHSLSDLIENRPNAMQSSYMFKQTLIAHRHIHGAAYIYPVFNRRGKIASLELLNPSHMDIIQHHETKEHWFIYADGHQPKAFHPSEIVYLPYFTPDGITALSPIQVARETSGQMQASKKFMSGFYKNGAATNVKITTPETLSSEARNKVADEYMKSQGGYSNSGRPLIASGGMDIDSLTMPIADMQYVENMKFNVTEIARIFNVPPHMLAELERSTNNNIEHQGRDFIANSIQPELTAIEEEFNYKLFTTRERQHLYFKFNLRSALRSNDETRALYYEKMIKNGVYSINDILELEDMDGIEGGDTHRVDLNSIALDVADRYQLAKAGGLEGGENNE; this is encoded by the coding sequence ATGATACTGAATAAAGTTTTTAATAACATTCAAGAATGGGAGAAGCCTTTGTGGAGATCATGGGGCGAGAATCTTGCTACCCACAGTGGAGAGATCATTACAAACGAAACGTCACTTAGGATAAGTGCAATTTATGCCGCCATTAATATCAAGGCAAACAGCGTGGCAAAGCTTCCGTTGCAGATGTATAGCAAGAAAGAGAATAAGCGTACAAGAGAAAAGGGTCACAGTCTTTCTGATCTTATAGAAAACAGACCAAATGCTATGCAATCAAGTTATATGTTCAAACAAACTTTAATTGCTCATAGGCATATTCACGGTGCAGCTTACATTTATCCTGTATTCAATCGCAGAGGGAAGATAGCAAGCTTGGAACTTCTTAATCCTAGTCATATGGATATTATTCAACATCACGAGACTAAAGAGCATTGGTTCATTTATGCGGATGGTCATCAACCTAAAGCGTTCCATCCTTCTGAAATTGTATATCTTCCTTACTTTACACCTGATGGCATTACGGCTTTATCTCCTATTCAAGTTGCACGCGAGACGAGTGGGCAAATGCAGGCGAGTAAGAAGTTTATGAGTGGATTTTATAAGAATGGCGCGGCTACAAACGTTAAAATAACGACTCCTGAGACGCTGAGTAGTGAAGCGAGGAACAAAGTAGCTGATGAGTACATGAAATCTCAAGGCGGTTATAGTAACAGCGGTAGACCTTTAATTGCTTCAGGTGGCATGGATATCGATAGTTTAACGATGCCTATTGCTGATATGCAGTATGTGGAGAATATGAAGTTCAATGTAACCGAGATTGCACGTATTTTCAATGTTCCACCACACATGCTCGCTGAATTGGAGCGTTCAACAAACAACAATATTGAGCATCAAGGACGAGATTTTATTGCAAATAGTATTCAGCCTGAGTTAACGGCTATCGAAGAAGAGTTTAATTATAAGCTTTTCACTACTCGTGAGCGTCAACATCTATACTTTAAGTTCAATTTACGTTCTGCTTTACGTTCAAATGATGAAACACGTGCTCTTTACTATGAAAAAATGATTAAAAATGGTGTTTACTCTATCAATGACATCCTGGAGTTAGAGGATATGGACGGAATCGAAGGTGGAGATACACATCGTGTTGACCTAAACAGCATCGCACTTGATGTTGCCGATCGATACCAGTTAGCTAAAGCAGGTGGCTTGGAAGGGGGTGAGAATAATGAATAA
- a CDS encoding terminase large subunit — protein sequence MSLPTAEELFYKLYDYAVDVSTGKQVAGKKHIHAANRFLSDIQKAQDDPEGFAYYFDIEELEQFNRWASLFKHTKGVLANKNIELTPFQLFLAANIFCWKKKSDDKRRYRKAYVQLGRKNTKSQMLAIISSYVTFLSNQTEETYISGWTSEQSKIVYDEILAQIRRVTFLKDKYSDSYHRIRHLKTNSVIRALSKEARKQGEGLNPSLAILDEYHTHLTSEIMEALESGMGARDEPLVVIITTAGLDLNVPCKEEYDYCSNIIDPDNPVENERYFVLICEIDEGDDPFDESVWIKANPVAATYPQGIENIRDLALIARDKPSAMDSFLTKQCNIWVQSSEKGYLDQQKWASCLWKAPIELKGQKVYLGLDLATKHDLCSLGIVIPLENGRFFVDSHSFIPNESLEQRIKSDRAPFKQWIREGLLTTTDGAVTDYSYIIDHIEMLVRDKLWDVVENGYDPFDATYLSQEMSQMGYTMVEVKQNIATQHEPLTEFREKVLKREIEHNGNGLLSWAVGNAITVENTDARIKLSKSKSTERIDPLASIINAYSRAMYHEFKPNVERYIMSDDFGF from the coding sequence ATGAGCCTACCCACAGCAGAAGAACTTTTTTATAAGCTTTATGATTATGCGGTTGATGTTAGTACAGGTAAGCAGGTTGCAGGGAAGAAACACATTCATGCTGCTAATCGGTTTTTAAGTGATATTCAAAAGGCGCAAGATGATCCCGAAGGGTTTGCTTATTACTTTGATATTGAAGAATTAGAGCAGTTCAATCGATGGGCATCTTTGTTTAAGCACACAAAAGGTGTGTTGGCCAATAAAAATATTGAGTTAACTCCTTTTCAATTATTCCTTGCTGCTAATATCTTTTGTTGGAAAAAGAAAAGCGATGACAAGCGAAGGTACAGGAAAGCGTATGTGCAGTTAGGTCGTAAGAATACCAAGTCACAAATGCTTGCCATCATCAGCAGCTACGTCACCTTCCTCAGCAATCAGACAGAGGAAACGTACATCAGTGGTTGGACGAGTGAACAGTCAAAGATTGTTTATGATGAGATCCTTGCACAGATTAGGCGTGTAACTTTTCTAAAGGATAAGTACAGTGATTCTTACCACAGGATAAGACATCTTAAAACGAATTCAGTCATTCGTGCGTTGAGTAAAGAAGCACGTAAGCAAGGTGAGGGTTTAAACCCATCCTTAGCGATATTGGACGAGTACCATACTCATTTAACCAGTGAGATTATGGAAGCCTTAGAGAGTGGCATGGGGGCGAGGGATGAACCATTGGTTGTCATCATCACGACAGCAGGACTTGACCTCAACGTGCCTTGTAAAGAGGAATATGATTACTGCTCAAACATTATCGATCCTGATAATCCTGTGGAGAATGAACGATACTTTGTTCTTATTTGCGAGATTGACGAGGGTGATGATCCTTTTGACGAGAGCGTATGGATCAAAGCAAATCCTGTAGCAGCTACCTACCCACAGGGGATTGAGAACATTCGAGATCTGGCGCTTATTGCGAGGGATAAACCGAGTGCAATGGACTCATTTTTAACGAAACAATGTAACATATGGGTGCAATCATCGGAAAAAGGCTATTTAGATCAACAGAAATGGGCATCCTGCCTGTGGAAAGCACCAATCGAATTAAAAGGTCAAAAAGTATATCTAGGGCTAGATTTAGCCACCAAACACGACTTGTGTTCACTCGGAATCGTTATTCCGCTTGAAAACGGTCGTTTTTTTGTGGACTCACATTCATTTATTCCAAATGAGTCGCTTGAGCAACGAATAAAGAGCGATAGAGCGCCTTTTAAACAATGGATAAGGGAAGGTTTACTAACTACTACAGATGGCGCAGTGACTGATTATAGCTATATTATTGATCACATTGAAATGCTTGTGAGAGATAAGCTGTGGGACGTTGTAGAGAACGGCTATGATCCATTCGATGCTACGTATTTGAGCCAAGAAATGTCGCAGATGGGTTATACGATGGTCGAAGTTAAGCAAAACATCGCTACGCAACATGAGCCGTTGACAGAATTTAGGGAGAAAGTGTTGAAACGCGAGATTGAGCACAACGGAAATGGTTTACTCTCCTGGGCTGTGGGCAACGCAATCACCGTTGAAAACACCGATGCTCGCATAAAGCTTAGTAAAAGCAAGTCAACAGAGCGTATTGATCCGTTAGCATCCATTATTAATGCTTATTCAAGGGCTATGTACCATGAATTTAAGCCAAACGTTGAACGTTACATTATGAGTGATGATTTTGGTTTCTAG
- a CDS encoding phage terminase small subunit P27 family produces the protein MGRNAKSMDLHVISGNKAKLSKEVIEQRKQAEDQMTFRDDDIKAPDHLSERGREIFENLLLEFKYTEILKNVDSQMLGLYCDSMDRYLSIKEQIEHDGLMPFGKPHQLLSHQDKAFERAMKVAGRFGLSPSDRAKLALSLVTKVDKKDPDDNGFGDRT, from the coding sequence ATGGGTAGAAATGCAAAATCGATGGATTTACACGTTATAAGCGGCAATAAAGCAAAGTTATCAAAGGAAGTTATTGAACAGCGTAAGCAAGCTGAGGATCAGATGACGTTTAGGGATGACGATATAAAAGCGCCTGACCATCTGAGCGAAAGAGGTAGAGAGATATTTGAAAATCTGCTTCTTGAGTTTAAGTATACAGAAATCCTAAAGAATGTCGATAGTCAAATGTTAGGTCTATATTGTGATTCTATGGATCGTTACTTGAGCATTAAAGAGCAAATAGAGCATGATGGTTTAATGCCATTTGGTAAGCCGCATCAGCTTCTAAGTCACCAAGATAAAGCTTTTGAACGTGCGATGAAGGTTGCTGGCCGTTTCGGTTTATCCCCTTCTGACCGTGCAAAATTGGCGCTAAGTTTAGTTACAAAGGTAGATAAGAAAGATCCTGATGACAATGGGTTTGGTGATCGTACATGA
- a CDS encoding HNH endonuclease, with protein MPPKPFRNCKCPGCGKLTREKYCEDHEHLIEKDKRDKWIQYDRTKRYNEDNKSYHAFYKSPQWIGMREAVKSRDLGLCVKCKSQNRLVPMNVVDHIIPIKDDWALRLNPENLQSLCHPCHNIKTARENANRKR; from the coding sequence ATGCCACCGAAACCATTTCGTAATTGCAAATGTCCCGGCTGTGGAAAGCTAACACGTGAGAAGTATTGCGAGGATCATGAACACCTAATCGAAAAGGACAAGAGGGATAAGTGGATACAGTACGACAGAACCAAACGATACAACGAGGATAATAAATCCTACCATGCTTTCTACAAGTCACCACAATGGATAGGCATGCGTGAAGCTGTGAAGAGTAGAGACTTAGGGCTATGTGTCAAATGCAAATCGCAAAACAGATTAGTCCCAATGAATGTAGTCGATCACATCATACCAATCAAAGACGACTGGGCGCTACGTCTCAACCCAGAGAACCTACAGTCTCTATGTCATCCATGCCACAATATCAAAACCGCAAGAGAGAATGCGAATCGCAAAAGGTAA
- a CDS encoding DUF6731 family protein: MNYRKVRFEYYEVVYKKTKDRLRGKDRLFDLVKFMDKAKKKSLEGRTYDYRSERARLEEAYWDVDLNFYFLHFLRLRDTNIPSKAKTNKSVEPMELADDEYIGEEVSALYDEDNHILMLQRNKHSLGPEGIEEYLNLLWNSDNEKIYLRPICPPNVIRLAQNASEYRKINIRLANIGEEETKSALSKLKSPLKNIVNAFGQYEGVNAQVVITVGNSNDGLNNETIQDTLVDLRDNGELFNKAEIALRDEDDTRVELIDLFNHKAHDIASFRMEKRETLNHYSIVSQMHKFYSSDEDCDNRQKVIKGYLRNKTK; the protein is encoded by the coding sequence ATGAATTATAGAAAAGTAAGATTTGAGTATTATGAAGTTGTTTATAAAAAGACTAAAGATCGTTTAAGAGGAAAAGATCGATTGTTTGACCTTGTGAAATTTATGGATAAGGCTAAAAAGAAGTCTTTAGAGGGAAGAACATATGATTACAGATCTGAAAGAGCAAGGCTAGAGGAAGCTTATTGGGATGTTGATTTGAATTTTTATTTTCTTCATTTTCTTAGATTGAGGGATACGAACATTCCATCAAAAGCAAAAACTAATAAATCAGTAGAGCCTATGGAATTAGCTGATGATGAATATATAGGGGAAGAAGTATCTGCTCTATATGATGAAGACAATCACATTCTTATGCTGCAAAGAAACAAACATAGCTTGGGTCCAGAAGGAATTGAAGAATATTTAAATTTACTTTGGAATAGTGATAACGAGAAGATTTATTTAAGACCTATTTGTCCACCAAATGTTATAAGGCTTGCTCAAAATGCTAGTGAATATAGAAAGATTAATATTCGTTTAGCTAATATAGGTGAAGAAGAAACGAAATCAGCCCTTTCGAAATTGAAATCTCCATTGAAAAATATTGTTAATGCTTTTGGTCAATACGAAGGTGTGAACGCACAAGTGGTAATCACTGTAGGAAATTCGAATGATGGCTTAAATAACGAAACTATACAAGATACTCTCGTTGATTTAAGGGATAACGGTGAATTATTCAATAAAGCTGAAATTGCTTTAAGGGACGAGGATGATACTAGAGTTGAACTAATAGATCTTTTTAATCATAAGGCGCATGACATAGCCTCTTTTAGAATGGAAAAAAGAGAAACGTTGAATCACTACTCAATTGTTAGTCAGATGCACAAATTTTATAGCTCTGATGAAGATTGCGATAATCGTCAAAAAGTTATTAAAGGTTACCTCAGAAATAAGACTAAATAA
- a CDS encoding site-specific integrase, whose amino-acid sequence MANIQPRGKNSYFFTVYAKNPYTGKNERKTMTYKVEEKMSPKKLDVHLLVEYEKFAELVRSGEFFTPQKITVDDFASLWIANYLETLEGASYNAHTSKYKHHVKPVLGDKQITAIKSMDLIRLLADLKRVDDPDNPLSIRSKQDIYLTLKSIFKFAVQWEFIKNNPMDKVDKPQQKSAPRRTLNYYDEEEVNNLFLLAEKELPHWKVFIVLLLTTGLRRGEALGIEWKDIDLQEGTIDINKSITMGKNGIPVIKSTKSTSSDRLVSLPKFVTKELKNYRKHWLQQKEDNEDVWIEEDREWMICGSDGTHFYPTTPTTYWRRLTKKANVRHIRLHDLRHTSATLLIAQGIHAKIISERLGHKKISTTMDIYGHALRSADRAAADSFDNFFAEKKSI is encoded by the coding sequence ATGGCTAATATACAGCCAAGAGGTAAGAATTCGTATTTCTTTACTGTTTACGCTAAAAATCCGTATACGGGCAAGAATGAGCGAAAGACAATGACCTATAAGGTTGAAGAGAAAATGAGTCCTAAAAAACTCGATGTTCATTTGCTTGTTGAGTATGAAAAGTTTGCTGAACTTGTGAGGTCAGGAGAATTCTTCACACCACAAAAGATAACAGTGGATGATTTCGCTTCTCTGTGGATAGCTAATTACTTGGAGACATTGGAAGGCGCAAGCTACAATGCCCACACATCTAAGTATAAACATCATGTAAAGCCAGTGTTAGGCGATAAGCAAATCACGGCCATAAAAAGTATGGACCTTATAAGATTGCTTGCAGATTTAAAAAGAGTTGATGATCCTGACAATCCATTGTCCATAAGATCTAAGCAAGACATATACCTGACATTAAAGAGCATCTTCAAGTTTGCTGTTCAATGGGAATTTATTAAGAACAACCCTATGGATAAAGTGGACAAGCCACAGCAAAAAAGCGCACCTCGTAGGACTTTGAATTATTACGATGAGGAAGAAGTAAATAACCTTTTTCTTCTAGCTGAAAAGGAATTACCTCATTGGAAGGTTTTCATTGTTCTTTTGCTGACAACAGGATTGAGACGTGGTGAAGCATTAGGCATTGAGTGGAAAGATATTGATCTTCAAGAAGGTACAATTGATATCAATAAATCCATTACGATGGGTAAAAACGGTATACCAGTTATAAAATCAACAAAAAGTACTTCATCCGATCGACTTGTTTCATTACCTAAATTTGTAACCAAAGAATTGAAAAATTATAGAAAGCACTGGTTACAACAAAAAGAAGATAATGAAGATGTTTGGATTGAAGAAGATCGCGAATGGATGATATGCGGATCTGATGGTACACATTTCTACCCTACAACTCCTACGACTTATTGGAGAAGATTAACAAAGAAAGCTAATGTAAGGCACATTCGATTACATGATTTAAGGCACACCTCTGCTACATTGTTAATTGCACAAGGTATCCACGCAAAGATAATCTCCGAAAGACTTGGACATAAAAAAATAAGCACAACCATGGATATCTATGGTCATGCTTTACGATCTGCAGATAGAGCTGCAGCAGATAGTTTCGATAATTTCTTTGCCGAGAAAAAATCGATTTAG